In Equus caballus isolate H_3958 breed thoroughbred chromosome 7, TB-T2T, whole genome shotgun sequence, one DNA window encodes the following:
- the MBD3 gene encoding methyl-CpG-binding domain protein 3 isoform X3, which translates to MDLSTFDFRTGKMLMGKLSKSRPRVRYDSSSQAKGKPDLNTALPVRQTASIFKQPVTKITNHPSNKVKSDPQKAVEQPRQLFWEKKLSGLNAFDIAEELVKTMDLPKGLQGVGPGCTDETLLSAIASALHTSTMPITGQLSAAVEKNPGVWLNTAQPLCKAFMVTDEDIRKQEELVQQVRKRLEEALMADMLAHVEELARDGEAPLDKGGADEEDDEEEDEEEEEPDQDQEMEHV; encoded by the exons ATGGACCTAAGCACCTTCGACTTCCGCACGGGCAAGATGCTGATGGGCAAGCTGAGCAAGAGCCGGCCGCGCGTGCGCTACGACTCGTCCAGCCAGGCCAAG GGCAAGCCCGACCTGAACACGGCGCTCCCCGTCAGGCAGACGGCATCCATCTTCAAGCAGCCGGTGACCAAGATCACCAACCACCCCAGCAACAAGGTGAAGAGCGACCCGCAGAAGGCCGTGGAGCAGCCGCGGCAG CTCTTCTGGGAGAAGAAGCTGAGCGGTCTCAACGCCTTTGACATCGCCGAGGAGCTCGTGAAGACCATGGACCTCCCCAAGGGATTGCAAG GCGTGGGGCCCGGCTGCACAGATGAGACCCTGCTCTCGGCCATCGCCAGTGCACTGCACACCAGCACCATGCCCATCACGGGGCAGCTCTCGGCCGCCGTGGAGAAGAACCCCGGCGTGTGGCTCAACACAGCCCAGCCGCTCTGCAAGGCCTTCATGGTGACCGACGAGGACATCAG gaagcaggaggagcTGGTGCAGCAGGTCCGCAAGCGGCTGGAGGAGGCGCTGATGGCCGACATGCTGGCCCACGTGGAGGAGCTGGCCCGGGACGGGGAGGCGCCACTGGACAAGGGGGGCGCCGACGAGGAGGACgacgaggaggaggacgaggaggaggaggagcccgACCAGGACCAGGAGATGGAGCATGTCTAG
- the MBD3 gene encoding methyl-CpG-binding domain protein 3 isoform X2: MERKSPSGKKFRSKPQLARYLGGSMDLSTFDFRTGKMLMGKLSKSRPRVRYDSSSQAKGKPDLNTALPVRQTASIFKQPVTKITNHPSNKVKSDPQKAVEQPRQLFWEKKLSGLNAFDIAEELVKTMDLPKGLQGVGPGCTDETLLSAIASALHTSTMPITGQLSAAVEKNPGVWLNTAQPLCKAFMVTDEDIRKQEELVQQVRKRLEEALMADMLAHVEELARDGEAPLDKGGADEEDDEEEDEEEEEPDQDQEMEHV, translated from the exons CCCCAGCGGGAAGAAGTTCCGGAGCAAGCCGCAGCTGGCGCGCTACCTGGGCGGCTCCATGGACCTAAGCACCTTCGACTTCCGCACGGGCAAGATGCTGATGGGCAAGCTGAGCAAGAGCCGGCCGCGCGTGCGCTACGACTCGTCCAGCCAGGCCAAG GGCAAGCCCGACCTGAACACGGCGCTCCCCGTCAGGCAGACGGCATCCATCTTCAAGCAGCCGGTGACCAAGATCACCAACCACCCCAGCAACAAGGTGAAGAGCGACCCGCAGAAGGCCGTGGAGCAGCCGCGGCAG CTCTTCTGGGAGAAGAAGCTGAGCGGTCTCAACGCCTTTGACATCGCCGAGGAGCTCGTGAAGACCATGGACCTCCCCAAGGGATTGCAAG GCGTGGGGCCCGGCTGCACAGATGAGACCCTGCTCTCGGCCATCGCCAGTGCACTGCACACCAGCACCATGCCCATCACGGGGCAGCTCTCGGCCGCCGTGGAGAAGAACCCCGGCGTGTGGCTCAACACAGCCCAGCCGCTCTGCAAGGCCTTCATGGTGACCGACGAGGACATCAG gaagcaggaggagcTGGTGCAGCAGGTCCGCAAGCGGCTGGAGGAGGCGCTGATGGCCGACATGCTGGCCCACGTGGAGGAGCTGGCCCGGGACGGGGAGGCGCCACTGGACAAGGGGGGCGCCGACGAGGAGGACgacgaggaggaggacgaggaggaggaggagcccgACCAGGACCAGGAGATGGAGCATGTCTAG